From the genome of Sphingobacterium kitahiroshimense, one region includes:
- a CDS encoding LysR family transcriptional regulator: MELRHLHYFKAVATELHFGRAAEKLHISQPPLTRQIKDLEKELGVILFYRNNKRVELTNAGRYFLQECDQLMQQLEKAKLMTKQLHQAISGDFRLGYISSTPKKMLAKILKQIKNDFPYLHVYLYETSSQKQKTALENGKLDLGILRAPIFTTNLQVYSLFKDSFCLATPKKWGKDIHALTLMQEDFISYNSSYADDYHNQIIACANRIGFHPQIVHECNTMHSILELVANGLGIAFVPTSVAKQNTELPLEFHALKEQDIQTEVILAYDNKSQHPVLQQFITLIKKYYTA; encoded by the coding sequence ATGGAATTAAGACATTTACATTATTTTAAAGCAGTGGCAACGGAGTTACACTTCGGTCGTGCGGCAGAAAAATTGCATATCTCTCAACCGCCCTTAACCCGTCAGATTAAAGATCTGGAAAAAGAATTAGGGGTCATTTTATTTTACCGAAATAATAAGCGTGTTGAATTAACAAATGCAGGACGCTATTTTTTACAGGAATGTGATCAACTGATGCAGCAGCTGGAAAAGGCTAAGCTCATGACCAAACAATTACATCAGGCTATTTCAGGAGATTTCAGACTCGGTTACATTAGTTCGACCCCAAAGAAAATGCTGGCTAAGATATTGAAACAAATCAAAAATGATTTCCCCTACTTACATGTCTATCTGTATGAGACCTCTTCTCAGAAACAAAAAACGGCATTAGAAAATGGGAAACTTGATTTAGGAATACTACGAGCACCTATCTTTACAACTAATCTTCAGGTGTATTCTTTGTTTAAAGATTCCTTTTGCTTAGCAACGCCTAAAAAGTGGGGTAAGGACATTCATGCACTTACTTTAATGCAAGAAGATTTTATTTCGTACAATTCAAGTTATGCTGATGATTACCACAATCAGATCATAGCCTGTGCAAACCGGATCGGTTTCCATCCACAAATTGTACACGAATGTAACACCATGCATTCCATATTAGAATTGGTAGCGAATGGATTAGGTATCGCATTTGTTCCAACTTCGGTTGCAAAACAGAATACCGAATTGCCATTAGAATTTCATGCTTTAAAAGAACAGGATATTCAGACAGAGGTGATATTAGCTTATGACAACAAAAGTCAACATCCCGTTTTACAGCAATTTATTACATTAATTAAAAAATATTATACCGCTTAA
- the proS gene encoding proline--tRNA ligase, giving the protein MGKGITSREEDYSQWYNDLVIKADLAEYAAVRGCMVIKPYGYAIWERMQAVLDKKFKDTGHSNAYFPLFIPKSFFSKEASHVEGFATECAVVTHYRLKNDGNGNIIVDEDAKLEEELIVRPTSETIIWNTYRGWIESYRDLPILVNQWANVVRWEMRTRLFLRTTEFLWQEGHTAHATQEEAIEETEKMLHVYGDFVEKYLGVPVIRGRKTENERFAGAIDTYCIEALMQDGKALQAGTSHFLGQNFAKAFDVKFTSKEGKLEHVWATSWGVSTRLMGALVMAHSDDQGLVLPPMLAPIQVVVVPIFKTAEEKQAIDNFIDALSGELKSKNISVKYDDRDTQRPGFKFAEWELKGVPLRLAIGARDMQNGTAELARRDTQTKETVEQAGLADRIEGLLTEIQENIFKKALDYRDSHITEVNSYDEFKEVLETKAGFISCHWDGTVETEKLVKEETKATIRCVPLDAKEEAGICIFTGKPSTKRVLFAKAY; this is encoded by the coding sequence ATGGGTAAAGGTATAACAAGTCGTGAAGAAGACTATTCGCAATGGTATAATGACCTTGTGATCAAGGCTGACTTGGCAGAATACGCTGCTGTGAGAGGTTGTATGGTTATAAAGCCATATGGATATGCTATTTGGGAGCGTATGCAAGCGGTTTTGGATAAAAAGTTTAAAGATACTGGTCACAGTAATGCTTATTTTCCTTTGTTCATCCCCAAGTCATTTTTCTCGAAAGAAGCATCACACGTAGAAGGTTTTGCAACAGAGTGTGCAGTAGTGACACATTACCGTTTAAAAAATGATGGTAACGGAAATATTATTGTTGATGAAGATGCTAAATTGGAAGAAGAATTAATCGTTAGACCAACATCTGAAACGATTATTTGGAATACTTACCGTGGCTGGATTGAATCTTACCGGGATCTTCCAATTTTAGTGAACCAGTGGGCTAACGTTGTTCGTTGGGAAATGCGTACCAGATTATTTTTGCGTACTACTGAATTCTTGTGGCAAGAAGGCCATACCGCGCATGCAACTCAGGAAGAAGCAATTGAAGAGACCGAAAAGATGCTTCATGTATATGGTGACTTTGTTGAAAAATATTTGGGCGTGCCGGTTATACGCGGTCGTAAGACTGAAAACGAGCGTTTTGCGGGAGCGATAGACACGTATTGTATTGAAGCATTGATGCAGGACGGTAAAGCTCTGCAGGCAGGTACTTCACATTTTCTTGGTCAAAATTTTGCTAAAGCTTTTGATGTGAAATTTACTTCTAAAGAAGGTAAATTAGAGCATGTATGGGCAACTTCATGGGGTGTTTCGACGCGTTTGATGGGAGCTCTGGTTATGGCACACTCGGACGATCAAGGTCTGGTATTGCCTCCAATGTTGGCGCCAATCCAAGTTGTTGTTGTTCCAATCTTTAAAACAGCAGAAGAGAAGCAAGCAATTGATAATTTTATCGATGCTTTGTCTGGCGAATTGAAAAGTAAAAATATTTCAGTGAAATATGACGATCGTGATACGCAAAGACCTGGATTCAAGTTTGCAGAATGGGAATTAAAAGGTGTACCATTGCGCTTAGCTATTGGAGCACGTGATATGCAAAATGGAACTGCTGAATTAGCAAGACGTGATACACAGACCAAAGAGACTGTTGAACAAGCTGGATTAGCAGATAGAATCGAAGGTTTATTGACTGAAATTCAGGAAAACATTTTTAAAAAGGCTTTGGATTACAGAGATTCTCATATTACTGAAGTAAATTCATATGATGAGTTTAAAGAAGTTTTGGAAACGAAAGCTGGTTTTATATCTTGTCACTGGGATGGCACTGTGGAGACAGAAAAACTAGTGAAAGAAGAAACAAAAGCGACTATTCGTTGCGTGCCTTTAGACGCAAAAGAGGAAGCTGGTATTTGTATTTTTACAGGTAAGCCTTCGACAAAACGTGTTTTATTCGCAAAAGCGTATTAA
- a CDS encoding class I SAM-dependent methyltransferase, which translates to MEYKSTLKEIEERFDQDVARFSNLDTGQQTTLDALFNMELITDGIVAVYPELNHVLDIGCGAGNYPVKLAQKMSDFDCTLVDLSQPMLEKAQERVQEVITGQVQILKGDFRTAELKENHYDVIIATAVLHHLRDDQDWEHAFKKLYSLLKEGGSIWIFDLVIHDHDAIQKLIYDNYYGRYLTGLKDGTYRDHVFAYIEHEDTPRSLTYQLDLLKKVGFNSVDVLHKKLNFASFVAFKSRTTAS; encoded by the coding sequence ATGGAATATAAATCAACGCTAAAAGAAATTGAAGAACGGTTTGACCAGGATGTAGCACGGTTTTCAAATCTTGACACAGGACAGCAGACGACTTTAGATGCCTTGTTTAATATGGAACTGATTACTGATGGTATTGTCGCTGTGTATCCGGAATTAAATCACGTGCTAGATATTGGTTGTGGCGCTGGTAATTACCCTGTTAAATTAGCGCAAAAGATGTCCGATTTTGACTGTACTTTGGTTGACTTAAGCCAGCCGATGTTGGAAAAAGCACAAGAACGTGTACAAGAAGTCATAACTGGACAGGTTCAGATATTAAAAGGTGACTTTAGAACTGCCGAGCTAAAAGAAAATCATTATGACGTTATTATTGCAACGGCGGTTTTGCATCATCTCCGTGATGACCAAGATTGGGAGCATGCATTTAAAAAACTGTATAGCTTACTCAAAGAGGGCGGGAGTATCTGGATTTTTGATCTGGTGATTCATGATCATGATGCCATTCAAAAATTGATTTATGATAATTACTATGGTAGATACCTTACGGGTTTGAAAGACGGAACTTATCGTGACCATGTTTTTGCTTATATCGAGCATGAAGATACACCGCGGAGTTTAACTTATCAGCTTGATTTGCTTAAAAAAGTAGGATTCAATTCTGTTGATGTACTCCATAAAAAATTGAATTTTGCCTCTTTTGTAGCTTTTAAATCTCGAACTACAGCATCTTAA
- a CDS encoding ATP-dependent helicase, translating into MDFLAGLNPSQRGAVEQTDGPVMIVAGAGSGKTRVITYRVAHLIQKGVDPFNILVLTFTNKAAKEMRNRIMSVVGAEAKNIWMGTFHSVFAKILRVEAELIGYPRNFTIYDTDDTKSLLRSILKEMNLDDKLYNVNHVYGRISQAKNNLISPQEYNKNEALKAEDISNGRGQLGEIYMTYAQRCYRAGAMDFDDLLFKTNVLLNKHPEVLHKYQHQFKYLMVDEYQDTNFSQYLIVKRLAAVNENICVVGDDAQSIYAFRGANIQNILNFQKDYPAVKVFKLEQNYRSTQMIVNAANSVIANNQNQLEKNVFSDNEEGEKIKVSRAFSDNEEGKIVAELISQEKSLKSYNYKDFAILYRTNAQSRAMEEALRKINIPYKIYGGTSFYQRKEIKDLIAYFRLTFNPNDEEALKRVINYPRRGIGDTTVEKIVIAADQHQYRLWDIVANAQMFMDGRSAASVGGFGQMILSFQALAKTNSAFDTAMHIAQHSGILKELYEDKSVEGLTRYEHIQELLNGIKEFSEREDIEERGLDIYMQDIALLTNDDNDKDPDADTVSMMTIHSSKGLEFPVVFIVGLEENLFPSQLALNSRTELEEERRLFYVAVTRAEKKLLLSYATSRYRWGTLNNCEPSRFLDELNPSCLDLDFKPRQSSSAESGSFQGERIAWQQKETDSFSKPKPKPFKTTSILPKAHTPSAGFTPSDTNSLQVGMEVEHERFGFGKVVNLEGSKGEVKATIFFKDLGQKQLLLKFAKLRIIQ; encoded by the coding sequence TTGGATTTTTTAGCAGGATTGAACCCTTCTCAAAGAGGAGCTGTAGAACAAACTGATGGACCAGTAATGATAGTTGCTGGGGCTGGATCAGGAAAAACACGTGTCATTACTTATCGCGTTGCCCATTTAATACAAAAAGGAGTAGATCCTTTCAATATATTAGTTTTAACTTTTACTAATAAAGCCGCAAAAGAAATGCGTAATCGTATTATGTCGGTGGTTGGTGCTGAGGCTAAAAATATTTGGATGGGAACATTTCACTCCGTATTTGCCAAGATTTTGCGTGTAGAAGCTGAATTGATCGGATACCCGCGTAATTTTACGATTTACGATACGGATGATACGAAAAGTTTACTACGTTCCATTTTGAAAGAAATGAACTTAGATGACAAACTTTATAATGTCAATCATGTGTATGGGCGTATTTCTCAAGCGAAAAATAATCTCATATCGCCACAGGAGTATAATAAAAATGAAGCACTAAAAGCGGAAGATATTTCTAACGGGAGAGGTCAGTTAGGAGAAATCTATATGACGTATGCGCAACGTTGTTATCGTGCAGGGGCTATGGATTTTGATGATTTGTTGTTCAAAACCAACGTTTTGTTGAATAAGCATCCTGAAGTGCTGCATAAATACCAGCATCAGTTTAAATACTTGATGGTTGATGAGTATCAAGATACCAACTTTTCACAGTACTTAATCGTTAAGCGATTAGCTGCTGTTAATGAGAATATTTGTGTAGTTGGTGATGATGCACAGAGTATTTATGCTTTCCGTGGTGCAAATATTCAGAATATCTTGAATTTCCAAAAGGATTATCCTGCAGTAAAGGTTTTTAAATTAGAGCAAAATTACCGTTCAACTCAAATGATTGTTAACGCCGCGAATTCGGTTATTGCTAACAATCAAAATCAGTTGGAAAAGAATGTCTTTTCTGATAATGAAGAAGGAGAGAAGATAAAAGTTTCACGTGCATTTTCAGATAATGAGGAAGGCAAAATTGTTGCGGAATTAATTTCGCAAGAAAAGTCATTAAAATCGTATAATTATAAAGATTTTGCTATTCTTTATCGCACCAATGCGCAATCTAGAGCAATGGAGGAAGCTTTAAGAAAAATAAATATCCCTTATAAAATATATGGTGGTACTTCTTTTTATCAACGAAAAGAAATTAAAGATTTAATTGCATATTTTAGACTTACTTTTAATCCAAACGATGAAGAGGCGTTGAAACGTGTGATCAATTATCCTCGTCGTGGTATTGGTGATACCACGGTTGAGAAAATCGTGATCGCCGCAGATCAACATCAATACCGTCTTTGGGATATTGTAGCGAATGCTCAAATGTTTATGGACGGACGTAGTGCCGCTTCTGTTGGAGGATTTGGTCAAATGATCTTGAGTTTTCAAGCGCTGGCAAAAACTAATAGTGCTTTTGATACGGCAATGCATATAGCACAGCATTCAGGTATATTAAAGGAACTATATGAAGATAAGTCTGTTGAGGGATTGACACGGTACGAACATATACAGGAATTGCTCAATGGTATTAAAGAGTTTTCCGAACGCGAGGATATTGAGGAACGTGGGTTAGACATTTATATGCAGGATATTGCTTTGCTGACCAATGATGATAACGATAAAGATCCAGATGCGGATACGGTTTCAATGATGACGATACACTCGTCTAAAGGTTTAGAATTTCCTGTCGTATTCATCGTTGGCTTAGAGGAAAATTTATTTCCATCTCAGTTGGCACTTAATTCAAGGACTGAACTGGAGGAAGAAAGAAGATTATTTTACGTTGCAGTTACCAGAGCTGAAAAAAAATTATTACTTTCGTACGCAACTTCTAGATATCGATGGGGAACACTTAATAACTGTGAACCAAGCAGATTCTTGGATGAACTGAATCCATCTTGTTTGGATCTGGATTTTAAACCAAGACAAAGTTCTTCTGCAGAATCTGGAAGTTTCCAAGGTGAGCGTATTGCCTGGCAGCAAAAAGAGACGGATAGTTTTTCGAAACCTAAGCCGAAACCTTTTAAAACTACCTCGATATTACCCAAAGCGCATACACCTTCCGCTGGTTTTACTCCATCCGACACAAATAGTTTGCAGGTTGGCATGGAAGTGGAACACGAAAGATTTGGTTTCGGAAAGGTTGTTAACCTCGAAGGATCAAAGGGAGAAGTAAAAGCAACTATTTTCTTTAAAGACTTGGGACAGAAACAATTGTTGCTTAAATTTGCAAAACTGAGAATTATTCAATAA
- a CDS encoding OmpP1/FadL family transporter, which translates to MTIKKILFGSVLAIGMVGTAKAQSMTEDVLLFSQGDNGGTARFKAMGGASTALGGDISAITGNPAGLGFYNQSDASATLRYQYGKNKMDYFGNKTNSKTDNFNLDNGGVVFHLPTTRYGGDLTKGWLNFNVGIAYNRTNLFNNKLDYSGMNSDNSITHAYADRMFDEDGSEWANDMKSSFMFDKTIGKDKNFYFPIAEDKGSEQLNSVWTKGGKSETALSFGSNYSNKFYIGATFSLTDFRYEKSAVFTEYGITKDAAGIKALNPESKYLKADEEQAKFVDVDYELFDHYGQVTQGSGFDFKLGMIYKATPSLSLGFTAKTPTFMSITDESTSYTDINYFKPNADKSFHNFASKYYDTSYDYNLQTPYKLSAGLTQYFSAGLLTAEVEFVDYASMRYRDVYNNNSNEQQMNANIKNTYQAAFNVRVGGEVLFNQILSGRAGFNYNGNPYKDAEYKTYGISAGLGAKLGRGVYLDLTGVYNANNYKENPYRITYEGDWNTVSPSVDVKNSRTNVMLTIGSKF; encoded by the coding sequence ATGACTATTAAAAAAATACTTTTTGGGAGTGTACTAGCTATAGGTATGGTTGGCACCGCAAAGGCCCAGTCGATGACGGAAGATGTACTTTTGTTTTCTCAAGGAGACAATGGAGGAACAGCTCGTTTCAAGGCTATGGGAGGTGCTTCAACTGCATTAGGTGGTGATATTAGCGCTATAACAGGAAACCCTGCAGGTTTAGGTTTTTATAACCAATCTGATGCTTCTGCAACTTTACGTTACCAATATGGGAAAAATAAGATGGATTATTTCGGTAACAAAACCAATAGCAAAACAGACAATTTTAACCTGGATAACGGTGGTGTTGTATTTCATTTACCAACCACCCGTTACGGCGGAGACTTAACAAAAGGCTGGTTAAATTTTAATGTTGGTATTGCTTACAACCGAACGAATCTTTTTAACAATAAATTAGACTATAGTGGCATGAATAGTGACAATTCGATCACACATGCCTATGCAGATCGCATGTTCGATGAGGATGGAAGTGAATGGGCAAATGACATGAAATCATCCTTTATGTTTGATAAAACTATTGGCAAAGACAAAAACTTTTATTTTCCAATTGCTGAAGATAAAGGAAGCGAACAACTGAATTCAGTATGGACCAAAGGTGGGAAATCTGAAACAGCATTATCTTTTGGCTCCAACTATAGCAATAAATTTTATATCGGAGCAACTTTCAGCCTAACAGATTTCCGTTATGAAAAATCTGCTGTTTTTACAGAATACGGCATAACGAAAGATGCGGCTGGTATTAAAGCATTGAATCCTGAATCAAAATATCTAAAGGCAGATGAAGAGCAGGCAAAATTTGTTGATGTGGACTACGAACTATTTGACCATTACGGCCAAGTGACTCAAGGATCTGGTTTTGATTTTAAATTAGGTATGATCTATAAAGCTACACCTTCTTTAAGTTTAGGATTTACGGCTAAAACGCCTACATTTATGTCAATTACAGATGAATCGACCTCTTATACAGACATTAACTACTTTAAGCCAAATGCCGATAAGTCATTCCATAATTTTGCATCTAAATATTACGACACCTCTTACGACTATAACTTACAAACCCCCTATAAGCTTTCAGCTGGTCTTACACAATATTTTTCTGCCGGTCTATTAACTGCGGAAGTTGAATTTGTCGATTATGCAAGTATGCGCTATAGAGATGTTTATAATAATAATTCAAACGAGCAGCAGATGAATGCTAATATTAAAAACACATACCAGGCAGCCTTCAATGTACGCGTAGGTGGCGAGGTATTATTTAATCAAATATTAAGCGGAAGAGCTGGTTTCAATTATAATGGTAATCCGTACAAAGATGCTGAGTATAAAACTTATGGTATTTCAGCTGGTCTAGGTGCTAAATTAGGCCGTGGAGTATATCTTGATCTAACAGGTGTTTATAATGCCAACAACTATAAAGAAAATCCTTATAGAATCACTTATGAAGGCGACTGGAATACGGTTAGTCCAAGTGTTGACGTTAAGAATAGCAGAACAAATGTAATGTTAACGATAGGATCAAAATTCTAG
- a CDS encoding TIGR02757 family protein has translation MADFNLKDFLDKKVEQYNQPNFIPNDPICIPHRFQKKEDVEIMGFIAAILAWGQRKTIINKCTELIERMDGSPHDFIMNHQEVDLKQLLGFKHRTFNDTDLLYFIQFFRYHYNHFSSLEDAFLIGQENTGTVVLEKCLDEFKNYFFSLPDYPLRTRKHISSPIQKSTVKRINMFLRWMVRHDDKGVDFGIWSRLNQKDLICPCDLHVERVARKFGLITLDQVNWKTAMQLTENLRKLDPLDPVKYDFALFGLGVEREL, from the coding sequence ATGGCAGATTTTAATCTTAAGGATTTTTTGGATAAAAAAGTCGAACAGTATAATCAACCCAATTTCATTCCGAATGATCCGATTTGTATTCCACATCGTTTTCAAAAGAAAGAGGATGTGGAAATCATGGGGTTTATAGCTGCAATATTAGCTTGGGGGCAACGGAAGACCATCATTAATAAATGCACAGAGTTGATAGAACGTATGGATGGAAGTCCACATGATTTCATCATGAATCATCAGGAGGTTGATTTAAAGCAGTTGCTCGGATTTAAGCATCGTACTTTTAACGATACCGATCTTCTGTATTTTATTCAGTTTTTTCGTTATCATTATAATCATTTTTCCTCTTTGGAAGATGCATTTTTAATTGGACAGGAAAATACGGGTACAGTTGTACTAGAGAAGTGTTTAGATGAGTTTAAAAATTACTTTTTTTCTCTTCCTGATTATCCATTAAGAACGAGAAAGCATATTAGTTCTCCAATACAGAAATCTACTGTTAAAAGGATCAATATGTTTCTGCGCTGGATGGTACGTCATGATGATAAAGGAGTAGATTTTGGAATTTGGAGCCGTTTAAATCAGAAGGATCTTATTTGTCCCTGTGATCTTCATGTCGAACGTGTCGCTCGTAAATTTGGATTAATAACTTTGGATCAGGTAAACTGGAAAACAGCGATGCAGCTTACTGAAAATTTGAGAAAGTTAGATCCATTGGATCCGGTTAAATATGATTTTGCTTTATTTGGCCTAGGAGTAGAACGTGAGTTGTAA
- a CDS encoding NfeD family protein translates to MEGKISKSFLITVFLSLVLFTSSFAQKIYVFELKDDIGPSAWRTVKQVYDSAQSKKVDYVLMELNTYGGALNFADSIRTKLLDSKIKTIVYINNNAASAGALISLASDYIYIHPGGSIGAASVVNANGEVLPEKYQSYMRGLMRATAEVKHRDPKLAEAFVDPNVSLPSIKQDGQLLTLTSSEAVKFGLAKGEVSNRNMIYKDLNIVNVQETVYRKGTIDHIISFLINPAVSGVLILLIIGGIYAEMQAPGLGFAIAVAIVAALLFFAPLYIQGLAANWEIAVFIVGLVLILLEVFVIPGFGIAGILGIIFVICGLTFSLVANDFLDFKLAYPGMLFNSFLLVVGAMILSIILMVIFGKNLLKAPVFRRLVLKEEQKSEEGYTSSILKSNLLSKEGVAKTVLRPSGKIEIEGVWYDAVALDGFIEEGEEIYVDKHENYNLFVRRKAEKA, encoded by the coding sequence ATGGAAGGCAAAATTAGTAAATCATTTTTAATAACAGTCTTTTTAAGCTTGGTATTATTCACATCAAGTTTTGCCCAAAAGATATATGTGTTTGAATTAAAGGATGATATAGGGCCAAGTGCCTGGCGTACAGTAAAACAAGTTTACGACAGCGCACAGAGTAAAAAGGTTGATTATGTATTAATGGAATTGAATACATACGGAGGAGCCTTAAATTTTGCAGACTCTATCCGGACAAAATTGCTTGACTCAAAGATTAAGACGATTGTTTATATTAATAATAATGCAGCTTCTGCAGGGGCACTGATATCCTTGGCGAGTGACTATATTTATATCCATCCGGGTGGAAGTATAGGCGCAGCAAGTGTTGTCAATGCTAATGGAGAAGTACTTCCTGAGAAGTACCAATCTTATATGCGAGGACTGATGCGCGCAACGGCAGAGGTAAAACATCGTGATCCGAAATTGGCAGAAGCTTTTGTTGATCCTAATGTATCATTGCCGTCGATAAAGCAAGATGGACAATTGTTGACGCTAACGAGCAGTGAGGCTGTTAAGTTTGGATTGGCAAAGGGTGAAGTTAGCAATCGTAATATGATCTATAAAGACTTAAATATAGTCAATGTACAAGAAACGGTTTATCGTAAGGGTACTATTGATCATATTATTAGTTTTTTAATAAATCCAGCTGTAAGTGGTGTACTGATTTTGTTAATAATTGGTGGTATTTATGCCGAAATGCAAGCTCCTGGTTTAGGATTTGCTATTGCTGTTGCGATTGTAGCAGCATTACTTTTCTTTGCACCACTCTATATTCAAGGTTTAGCCGCAAATTGGGAAATCGCCGTCTTTATAGTAGGACTTGTATTAATTCTTTTAGAAGTTTTTGTTATTCCCGGTTTTGGAATTGCCGGTATATTAGGAATAATTTTCGTTATTTGCGGTCTGACTTTTAGTCTTGTTGCCAATGATTTTTTAGATTTTAAACTCGCTTATCCAGGTATGTTATTTAATTCATTTTTATTAGTTGTAGGAGCCATGATACTGTCGATCATATTGATGGTTATCTTTGGAAAAAATCTATTAAAGGCTCCGGTTTTTAGACGGCTTGTTTTAAAGGAAGAGCAAAAATCGGAAGAGGGATATACTTCTTCTATTTTAAAGTCCAATTTATTGAGTAAGGAAGGAGTTGCAAAGACTGTATTGCGCCCATCTGGTAAGATTGAAATAGAGGGAGTCTGGTATGATGCTGTCGCTTTGGATGGATTTATTGAAGAAGGGGAGGAGATCTATGTTGATAAGCATGAGAACTACAACTTATTTGTAAGACGAAAAGCAGAAAAGGCTTAA
- a CDS encoding cystathionine gamma-synthase produces MAYKFATKAIHAGQQSDPTTGAVMTPIYQTSTYQQASPGEHKGYEYSRGTNPTRKALEDCLAALENGQHGLAFSSGMAATDCVLRLLKPGDEVVTGDDLYGGSYRIFTKVYEAYGITFKFVNTSDPDAVREAITDKTKLIWVETPTNPTLKIADVAAIGQVAKEKKVLYVVDNTFASPYLQNPLDLGADIVMHSATKYINGHSDVVMGALVMNSDELYKQLFFFYNAVGGTPGPQDSFLALRGIKTLHLRMEAHCANGRKVAEYLRNHPKVEKIYWPGFEDHPGHDIAKKQMRDFGGMISIVLKGADLNETFRISSQFKVFTLAESLGGVESLINHPATMTHGSIPKEIREKVGVVDNLIRISVGIEDADDLIADLEQALV; encoded by the coding sequence ATGGCATATAAATTTGCAACTAAAGCGATTCATGCTGGTCAACAGTCGGACCCTACAACGGGTGCAGTGATGACTCCTATATATCAGACTTCTACTTATCAACAGGCTTCTCCAGGCGAGCATAAAGGTTACGAGTATTCAAGAGGAACAAATCCTACACGGAAAGCTTTAGAAGACTGTTTAGCTGCTTTAGAAAATGGTCAGCATGGTTTAGCCTTTTCAAGCGGTATGGCCGCCACGGATTGTGTTTTGCGTCTATTGAAACCAGGAGACGAAGTAGTTACGGGAGACGATTTATATGGTGGTTCCTACCGTATTTTTACTAAAGTTTATGAAGCCTATGGAATCACTTTTAAATTTGTAAATACTTCAGATCCTGATGCTGTACGGGAAGCGATAACGGACAAAACGAAGTTAATCTGGGTAGAAACTCCGACTAATCCGACATTGAAAATTGCGGATGTTGCGGCTATTGGCCAGGTTGCTAAGGAAAAAAAAGTGCTTTACGTAGTTGATAATACTTTTGCTTCTCCATACCTACAAAATCCTTTGGACCTTGGTGCTGATATTGTTATGCACTCAGCTACCAAATATATTAATGGTCATTCGGATGTGGTTATGGGGGCACTAGTTATGAATTCAGACGAGTTATACAAACAATTATTCTTTTTTTATAATGCCGTAGGCGGAACTCCTGGACCACAGGATTCATTTTTAGCGCTTCGTGGTATCAAGACATTACATTTACGTATGGAGGCACATTGTGCTAATGGACGTAAAGTTGCTGAATATCTTAGGAATCATCCAAAAGTGGAAAAAATTTATTGGCCAGGATTTGAAGATCATCCTGGACATGATATTGCTAAAAAGCAAATGCGTGATTTCGGCGGTATGATATCTATTGTTTTAAAAGGTGCTGATCTAAACGAAACATTTCGCATTTCTTCGCAATTTAAAGTGTTTACACTTGCTGAGTCACTAGGAGGAGTGGAGTCTCTGATTAATCATCCAGCAACAATGACCCATGGATCTATTCCAAAAGAAATACGTGAGAAAGTAGGTGTGGTCGATAATTTGATCCGAATCTCAGTTGGGATCGAGGATGCTGATGATTTGATTGCTGATCTGGAACAAGCGTTAGTTTAA